The Candidatus Hydrogenedentota bacterium genome includes a window with the following:
- the tatB gene encoding twin-arginine translocase subunit TatB, translating into MFDMGIGMSEMLLLAVIALVIFGPEKFPEYAKIFMRAMRDIRGYVNEVKTDVAKEINPLKRELDQLNRKDPEKLLDALMQGAGASDTAKKETPAASVPKPEPKPETAPDPQYDTANSDADAAPYGDAAAPEAPLNTPGETDGADSPYIESQDFDYNPPERMD; encoded by the coding sequence ATGTTCGACATGGGCATTGGGATGAGCGAGATGCTTCTGCTGGCGGTGATCGCCCTGGTCATCTTCGGCCCGGAGAAGTTTCCCGAATACGCCAAAATCTTCATGCGCGCCATGCGCGACATCCGCGGCTATGTGAACGAGGTCAAAACCGACGTCGCCAAGGAAATCAACCCCCTGAAGCGCGAGCTTGACCAGTTGAACCGGAAAGACCCGGAAAAGCTGCTGGACGCCCTCATGCAGGGCGCCGGCGCCTCGGACACGGCCAAAAAGGAAACCCCCGCCGCCTCGGTGCCGAAACCGGAGCCCAAGCCTGAAACCGCGCCGGACCCGCAGTATGACACGGCGAACAGCGACGCCGACGCGGCCCCCTACGGCGATGCCGCCGCCCCGGAAGCGCCCCTGAACACGCCCGGCGAGACGGACGGCGCGGACAGCCCGTACATCGAAAGCCAGGATTTCGACTACAACCCGCCGGAGCGGATGGACTGA
- a CDS encoding methyltransferase domain-containing protein, with the protein MREVQEFSTLISGVAGAYRRSQILFAGLELGVFTHLEHPASSGEAAAKTGCSPRGMAMLLDGLAAIELLEKKDGLYVNGPAASACLVPGKPGWQGEIVRHSMGSWDAWAGLADCVRNGACGAGDERERDGAALRNFILGMQNIAQFSAVEVLNAMDFSRFRRMFDLAGGPATYSIAFLKAHPGMRATLFDRPPVVEIAREQVAAAGLTDRFGFLSGDCHTDPLGGPHDLVFMSNIIHSFSAAENARLVEKAFQVLEPGGVLVIKDFLTENDRSGPAFSLIFALHMLVHTPGGGTYSFGEVAEWTDAAGFAPGHAVPVTPQTRLWVAEKPGTG; encoded by the coding sequence ATGCGCGAAGTCCAGGAGTTCAGCACCCTCATCAGCGGCGTTGCCGGGGCCTACCGGCGCTCGCAAATCCTCTTCGCGGGCCTCGAACTCGGCGTCTTCACGCACTTGGAACACCCCGCATCATCGGGGGAGGCCGCCGCGAAAACAGGATGCAGCCCCCGCGGCATGGCCATGCTCCTGGACGGACTGGCCGCCATCGAGCTCCTCGAAAAAAAAGACGGGCTGTATGTGAACGGCCCCGCCGCCTCGGCCTGCCTCGTGCCCGGCAAGCCCGGCTGGCAGGGTGAGATCGTCCGCCACTCCATGGGCAGTTGGGACGCCTGGGCGGGGCTTGCCGACTGCGTCCGCAACGGCGCCTGCGGAGCCGGCGACGAGCGGGAACGCGATGGCGCGGCCCTGCGCAATTTCATCCTCGGCATGCAGAACATCGCCCAGTTCAGCGCCGTGGAGGTGCTGAACGCCATGGACTTCTCCCGCTTCCGGCGCATGTTTGACCTTGCCGGAGGACCGGCCACCTACTCCATCGCATTCCTCAAGGCCCATCCCGGCATGCGGGCCACCCTGTTCGACCGGCCTCCTGTCGTGGAAATCGCCCGCGAACAGGTTGCGGCGGCGGGGCTCACTGACCGCTTCGGTTTCCTCTCCGGCGACTGCCACACGGACCCCCTGGGCGGCCCCCACGACCTCGTCTTCATGTCCAACATCATCCACAGTTTCAGCGCGGCCGAGAATGCGCGCCTTGTGGAAAAGGCCTTCCAGGTGCTGGAGCCGGGCGGTGTCCTTGTCATCAAGGACTTTCTCACCGAGAATGACCGCTCCGGCCCGGCCTTCAGCCTGATTTTCGCCCTGCACATGCTGGTCCACACCCCCGGCGGCGGCACCTACTCCTTCGGGGAGGTGGCGGAATGGACCGATGCGGCGGGTTTCGCCCCCGGACACGCCGTGCCCGTCACCCCGCAGACACGGCTGTGGGTCGCCGAAAAACCCGGGACGGGTTGA